The genome window AAAAAGGGGCCGCGCCACCCGGCGCGGCCCCTTGGGGGAAAGATCCTGGCGTCACGCCTTGCCGAGGATGCGGTTGACCCTGGTGCCGCAAGTTGGGCAAACGCCCTTGGCCATGCGACGGTCGTTGGTGACCTCGACATTGCCTGTGGCTTCGCGCTTCGCCTTGCACTTCACGCAGTAAAACTCACCCGTATAGGTATCCGACACTTGCTTCTCCATTCACAAAAAAAGGCACCCACCATTTGGCGGGCGCGCTGGCTTTCGCACCGATACTACAGGTCCCCCGACCCTGCCGAGGCAGGCTGGCGGGCCCCGGCGCCGCCGCCCGTGCGGCGGGCCCCACGTCCAAGGCGGCCCGGAGGCCTTCACCGGAGTGGACTTGAGGTCCAAGATGGGGCAAAGTGTGCGCGTGAATGATTCCGGCCTCGCCATGATCGCCGTCCACGCCCACCCCGACGACGAATCCTCGAAGGGCGGCGCGACCATGGCGAAATACGCCGCGGACGGCGTCCGCGTCATGGTGGCCACCTTCACCGGCGGGGAGCGCGGCGACGTGTTGAACCCCAAGCTCAAGGACGACCGGGAGTTGCAGCGAGACCTGCCGGGCCGTCGCCGCCAAGAAATGGCCGATGCCGCCCGCATCCTCGGCGTGGAACAGCAGTTCCTCGGCTTCGTGGACTCCGGGTACCGGGAAAGCGATTCGGCGGAGCCCCTGCCGCCTGGCTCCTTCGCCACGATCGAACCCGCAGAGGCGGCCTTGCCGTTGGTCGCCCTCATCCGGGAGATCCGGCCGCAGGTTCTGACGACCTACGATCCGTCCGGCGGCTACCCCCATCCGGACCACGTCCACACGCACAAAGTCACCATGGCGGCGCTTAAGATCGCGGCCGACCCGGCCTCCCACCCCGAGCTGGGGCTGGCCCACCGAGTCCCGAAGATCTACTACGACCAGGGCATCTCCATCCACAGAGCGGTGGCCTTGGACAAGGCGCTGAAAGAGCGCGGGCT of Bifidobacteriaceae bacterium contains these proteins:
- a CDS encoding DUF5679 domain-containing protein, encoding MEKQVSDTYTGEFYCVKCKAKREATGNVEVTNDRRMAKGVCPTCGTRVNRILGKA
- the mca gene encoding mycothiol conjugate amidase Mca, whose translation is MNDSGLAMIAVHAHPDDESSKGGATMAKYAADGVRVMVATFTGGERGDVLNPKLKDDRELQRDLPGRRRQEMADAARILGVEQQFLGFVDSGYRESDSAEPLPPGSFATIEPAEAALPLVALIREIRPQVLTTYDPSGGYPHPDHVHTHKVTMAALKIAADPASHPELGLAHRVPKIYYDQGISIHRAVALDKALKERGLESPYDEWLRRRREHQVREQRITTQVPVADFFPVRDAALRAHASQVDPDGWFFVVPREVEREVWPHEDFELASSSVPVDLPESDLFAGLR